From Pieris rapae chromosome 3, ilPieRapa1.1, whole genome shotgun sequence, a single genomic window includes:
- the LOC110997994 gene encoding DNA fragmentation factor subunit alpha — protein sequence MEDGINKPYKICDVNREKKKGIVASTLEDLLTKVPEKLGLPTENLTVVLECDGTEVDDEDYFSTLDPDTSLMILHGTEKWAPNMPKCQVSLDQTDEVTLGDKSQVANLVGRLQHNLCHISLLGGQDLELLSDMDPDSLSDIVTDRDNRIILEHIKEASGRILLEKRQAQDAMELLKLYHQSVSNGTEDVSPPSQERV from the exons ATGGAGGACGGTATAAACAAaccatacaaaatatgtgATGTGAATCGCGAAAAGAAGAAAGGAATTGTGGCTTCTACATTAGAAGACTTATTGACTAAAGTTCCAGAGAAGCTTGGTTTGCCCACTGAAAATTTAACTGTAGTGTTGGAATGCGATGGTACTGAGGTTGATGATGAGGATTACTTCTCCACTTTAGATCCCGATACTTCTCTCATGATTTTACATGGAACTGAAAAGTGGGCACCTAATATGCCAAAATGTCAAGTATCATTAGATCAAACTGATGAAGTTACTCTTGGAGATAAATCGCAGGTGGCAAATCTGGTGGGACGACTTCAGCACAATTTGTGTCACATTTCTTTGTTAGGTGGTCAGGATTTAGAATTATTGTCAGATATGGATCCAGATAGTCTATCTGATATTGTGACAGACAGGGACAACAGAATAATTTTAGAACACATCAAGGAAGCCTCTGGAAG aaTATTGCTTGAGAAAAGACAAGCTCAAGATGCAATGGAGTTACTGAAGTTATACCATCAGAGTGTATCAAATGGTACTGAGGATGTGTCACCACCAAGCCAAGAGCGTGTGTAA
- the LOC110997996 gene encoding guanine nucleotide-binding protein subunit gamma-1: MDMMVSTLQQQRAVTEQLRREAAIKRIPVSVAVADIVRFISDHEQEDCLLVGFTSQKVNPFREKSSCTVL, from the coding sequence ATGGACATGATGGTGTCAACATTACAGCAACAGCGAGCTGTTACAGAGCAGCTGCGGCGGGAAGCTGCAATAAAACGTATTCCCGTGTCTGTCGCCGTAGCGGATATCGTCAGATTCATAAGCGATCATGAACAAGAAGATTGCCTTCTTGTAGGCTTTACTAGTCAAAAAGTCAACCCATTCCGTGAGAAAAGTTCTTGCactgttttgtaa
- the LOC110997995 gene encoding prefoldin subunit 3: MEGDAKDNTKSFSGIPDAIFVDNVDEFMSMPENSEGVEKVLRKLDEQHGKYKFMEYTLNTKRRRLREQIPDLARTLEMIEKLKAQKETMETQFLLSDQVFVKAEVPPTNNVCLWLGANVMLEYTLEDAENLLTTNMATAKKNLANVEHDLDFLRDQWTTTEVNMARVYNWDVKRRQAAKASS; the protein is encoded by the exons ATGGAAGGCGATGCAAAAGATAATACAAAATCTTTTTCCGGCATACCGGACGCAATATTTGTT GATAATGTTGACGAATTTATGAGTATGCCTGAAAATTCTGAAGGAGTAGAAAAGGTTCTTCGGAAACTCGACGAACAGCatggaaaatataaatttatggaATACACTTTAAACACAAAGAGGAGGCGATTGCGAGAACAAATCCCGGACCTAGCTCGTACTCTTGAAATGATAGAAAAGCTAAAAGCACAAAAGGAAACAATGGAAACTCAGTTTTTGCTCAGTGACCAGGTTTTTGTTAAg gCAGAGGTACCACCCACAAACAATGTGTGCTTGTGGCTTGGAGCTAATGTTATGCTTGAATACACTTTGGAAGATGCTGAAAATCTTCTTACAACAAACATGGCAACtgctaaaaaaaatcttgctaATGTCGAACATGATTTGGACTTCTTGAG AGATCAATGGACCACTACAGAGGTAAATATGGCTCGGGTCTATAATTGGGATGTGAAGAGGCGTCAGGCAGCCAAGGCTTCAAGTTAA